In the genome of Drosophila yakuba strain Tai18E2 chromosome 3R, Prin_Dyak_Tai18E2_2.1, whole genome shotgun sequence, one region contains:
- the LOC6537419 gene encoding tyrosine-protein kinase CSK isoform X2, which translates to MNSHATATQNGQTTVVGHHRGFSQPSVTVAAAATTGSTAGDPWFLQTTGHQMPPTAPLRHNKRPAPQPNALLGAGSSGAAPGSAVGAVLLHQQQLSQSQPHIVPPSIPPHHHHHRENNVHPIQAGAAAALHLSSHALNSHNLISSASNHSPKSPSQTQQQQTTSQQQQQQQQQQTSHSILSTFAPAPTVAAVQPAGSQAVAGTAAAVAAVAQQQQQQHLQLLANCPPGGAGLMSSSLNAAQMGMHGANERALPPKSLALSGSQHGSNMLLHTAPQPPQASQPAAVVGVSGSGSAGMSTSLHSFDINGVTASSGVNASSAWSSGSTTAMNHASLSPTAMAPQQGRSRCEVKLNAMPWFHGSITRDEAEHLLQPREDGLFLVRESTNFPGDYTLCVCFQSKVEHYRVKYLENKLTIDDEEYFENLGQLVAHYEADADGLCTQLIKCLPKLGKQEFCINSKDFVDKGWVIPEAELQLRESIGKGEFGDVMLGILRNEKVAVKMLKDEGAVQKFLAEASVMTTLEHDNLVKFIGLVFTSKHLYLVTEYMSKGSLVDYLRSRGRQHITKKDQIIFAYDTASGMEYLEAKKVVHRDLAARNVLISEDCVAKVSDFGLAREECYNLDVGKLPIKWTAPEALKNGRFSNKSDMWSFGILLWEIYSFGRVPYPRIPLADVVKHVEVGYKMEAPEGCPPEIYEMMRQAWDLNPAKRPTFAELKVKLQLLNNATA; encoded by the exons ATGAATAGCCACGCGACTGCCACGCAGAACGGACAAACCACGGTCGTCGGACACCATCGCGGATTCTCGCAGCCCTCGGTGACGGTGGCCGCAGCAGCGACGACAGGCAGCACGGCTGGCGATCCATGGTTCCTGCAGACCACCGGTCACCAGATGCCACCCACTGCACCGTTGCGGCACAACAAGCGTCCTGCCCCACAGCCGAATGCGCTTTTGGGAGCGGGATCCTCGGGCGCTGCACCTGGCTCGGCGGTTGGGGCGGTACTGCtacaccagcagcagctcagCCAATCGCAGCCGCACATTGTGCCGCCCAGCATACCgccacaccaccaccaccatcgcGAGAACAATGTG CACCCCATCCAGGCGGGCGCGGCAGCCGCATTGCATTTGTCATCGCATGCGCTTAATAGTCATAATTTAATCAGCAGCGCCAGCAATCATTCGCCCAAGTCCCCCAGCcagacgcagcagcaacagacgacgagccaacagcagcagcagcagcaacaacagcagacaTCCCACAGCATACTGTCCACGTTTGCGCCCGCCCCCACTGTCGCCGCCGTTCAGCCGGCAGGATCGCAGGCCGTTGCCGGTACCGCTGCCGCCGTGGCCGCCgttgcccagcagcagcaacagcagcacctCCAACTGCTGGCCAACTGTCCACCCGGTGGAGCGGGTCTGATGTCCTCCTCACTGAATGCAGCCCAAATGGGCATGCATGGCGCTAACGAGCGAGCGCTGCCGCCAAAGAGTCTGGCGCTGAGTGGCAGCCAGCACGGCAGCAACATGCTGCTGCACACAGCCCCGCAACCGCCACAGGCATCCCAGCCAGCGGCAGTGGTCGGCGTCAGTGGCAGCGGATCGGCGGGCATGTCCACGTCGCTGCACAGCTTCGACATTAATGGAGTCACCGCATCCAGCGGGGTGAATGCGAGCAGCGCGTGGTCCAGCGGCTCCACGACTGCCATGAACCATGCTTCCCTCTCGCCCACAGCGATGGCACCGCAGCAAGGTCGGTCCAGGTGCGAGGTCAAACTGAACGCCATGCC ATGGTTCCATGGCAGCATAACGCGGGATGAGGCGGAGCATCTGCTGCAGCCACGTGAGGATGGATTGTTCCTGGTTCGCGAGTCCACAAACTTCCCTGGCGACTACACGCTCTGCGTTTGTTTCCAGTCCAAGGTGGAGCACTACCGGGTCAAGTACCTAGAGAACAAGCTGACCATCGACGACGAGGAATACTTTGAGAATTTGGGCCAGCTAGTGGCG CACTACGAGGCGGATGCGGATGGGCTTTGCACTCAGCTGATTAAATGCTTGCCAAAGCTGGGCAAACAAGAGTTCTGCATTAACTCCAAAGATTTCGTGGACAAGGGCTGGGTGATCCCTGAAGCGGAGCTGCAGCTGCGCGAGAGCATCGGCAAGGGCGAGTTCGGAGACGTGATGCTGGGCATATTACGCAACGAGAAGGTGGCCGTCAAGATGCTGAAGGACGAGGGGGCCGTGCAGAAGTTTTTGGCTGAGGCCTCGGTCATGAC CACGCTGGAACACGACAACTTGGTGAAATTCATCGGCCTTGTCTTCACCAGCAAGCATCTGTATCTGGTGACGGAATATATGAGTAAGGGATCACTGGTTGATTACCTGCGATCGCGAGGACGACAGCACATAACCAAAAAGGATCAAATCATTTTTGCCTA CGACACTGCCTCTGGTATGGAGTATCTGGAAGCCAAAAAGGTTGTCCATCGCGATCTGGCAGCACGCAATGTTCTTATATCAGAGGACTGCGTGGCCAAGGTATCGGATTTCGGTTTGGCACGCGAGGAATGCTACAATCTGGACGTTGGCAAGCTGCCCATCAAATGGACGGCTCCCGAGGCTCTTAAAAATGgg CGCTTTTCCAACAAATCGGACATGTGGAGCTTTGGCATACTGCTATGGGAAATCTACTCCTTTGGACGCGTCCCCTATCCCAGAATT CCATTAGCCGATGTGGTAAAGCACGTTGAGGTGGGCTATAAAATGGAAGCGCCCGAGGGCTGTCCACCGGAGATCTACGAAATGATGCGCCAGGCATGGGACCTAAATCCCGCCAAGCGACCCACATTCGCGGAGCTCAAGGTCAAACTGCAATTGCTGAACAATGCCACGGCGTGA
- the LOC6537420 gene encoding mucin-5AC isoform X1 has product MERRRFNLSSMSPMADSTRIDASLISNRPTASSFLRGLSLRGSNISLNGTRTPERSLMNRTATSPSAISRQKLNLSQVDPRTFADVHSSGLASRVVAYHESSLGGRSGLQRSMSASNLYNPLTQPRRAPASPLPYKSRAPTLSITQIAPPERSFYSGNTLPSLLRSNSLAGVVQKTSEQEQLSRENRPILHPPHPQHESEPTRSVLEELKEISRKRINTGDTQQPHDFTKRSCQRSADFVDHHRHQQQLHHLQQQQSQSFKRQRELTVSVPLRHHSTSVSAAPPALQHMHSNGNVSPTQSPEQVAKRPNCSYSNDIASSLSSSWRHSNKRKLLDMRERFQHSKNDTLVSGGSSPENSPENVAKIQRKVDAETVSKALSMPSPAVAAVAAVPASRAISAPPIQKTDQQHSVVVPQVTEKPKLTLFNARQSQTKAEQPRPDLSSPEVDAGEYAGIQFVKPKQQNSMLGVKNPSVERTHKTKLAIMLSGLKGELYQGEPDELDAPAPKQTPSPAPLTLPTPIKPIIAPSVTTSTTTVTSTATTSTSAPSKPVILSNQVIKPADVPNTNTTSSVPKLVLGQPAPPAASTEQTPPKPTDKVPAAQAEIPAKFELPAKPVTPATSAQPLISFGTPKTTAAPSFSFGNATNTTSSTTTTITNDTTSKPIFSFGQAPANGPTVGGLPGFKLDTPATTLASTANPGTPVTSTTMFGMAAPKTTATVAPTTTPSLSFGQPNSAVLGATTCKTTTTATMPSFGAPTTAVKPMFSFGQSGNLSSGTPTTNGNDAAVAKPPVFSFGGSTTQPATAAPTPVFGSLSKPLGGGFMSPVANKSETTKPGIFGNSDNGFGNAVKPPANVATTTAAELPKPFGFPATTTAAGAGSSGTNLFTFGGTATSKAAEPAPASQNNLFGQSATPSTPFAFGGAAANAGNSGNKDNKSMFAFGGADNNSVAKPSGLFSFGGTDKPAPPAFGSVTTSVTSATATPTNSAFGFSTAQKPATPMFGSGSTQQSSTPSVAAAKPFTFGGGTAQPPAPAASTASGGFSFAAVASKNTTEPTATNLFGSPANASKPSFNFGGNTATQTAPGAAGSPAGGFSFATATKKEDSASTNMFGSPNTGVVKPNFSFSSNNSTTQSAAPTPAPTFGGFGAPAAAAPAAPSTNQNKPFAFGGSTPASAPSAAPLGGNLFANAVSATQNQPKPGVFSFGGAKSTPSATAGNAPFSFGGASAGGIASPPSNQGLNTAKPFSFGGAGGTPAPNVFGSPAPVSQASNPAGGFSFGGASPAQQANAGNLFAPTPESRPIRKATRRLQK; this is encoded by the exons ATGGAGCGTCGTCGCTTTAACTTGAGCAGCATGTCACCCATGGCGGATTCCACGCGGATTGACGCGTCGCTGAT AAGTAATCGTCCGACGGCCAGTAGTTTCCTGAGGGGACTGAGTCTCAGGGGGTCGAATATCTCGCTCAATGGCACACGCACACCGGAGAGGTCGTTGATGAACCGCACTGCCACATCGCCCAGCGCCATATCGCGTCAGAAACTGAACCTCAGCCAGGTGGATCCCAG AACCTTTGCCGATGTGCATAGCAGCGGACTGGCATCCAGAGTCGTGGCCTACCATGAGAGCAGCTTGGGAGGACGCAGTGGTCTGCAGCGCAGCATGTCCGCCAGCAATCTGTACAACCCACTGACGCAGCCGCGCAGAGCGCCCGCTTCCCCGCTGCCCTACAAGTCAAGGGCGCCAACGCTTTCGATAACGCAAATTGCACCACCAGAGCGTAGTTTTTATTCCGGCAACACGCTGCCAAGCTTGTTGCGCTCCAACTCCTTAGCAGGTGTAGTGCAAAAGACCAGCGAACAGGAGCAGCTTTCAAGAGAGAATCGACCAATCTTGCACCCACCTCATCCACAGCATGAGAGCGAGCCAACAAGAAGCGTGCTGGAGGAGCTTAAGGAGATCTCCCGGAAGCGCATCAATACGGGA GATACGCAGCAGCCTCATGACTTTACAAAAAGGAGTTGCCAGCGAAGTGCGGACTTTGTGGACCATCACCGTCATCAACAGCAACTACATCAtttgcagcaacagcagagtCAGTCCTTTAAAAGGCAACGAGAGCTGACAGTATCGGTTCCCCTCAGGCATCATTCGACATCTGTGTCGGCTGCCCCTCCTGCATTGCAACATATGCACTCGAATGGAAACGTCTCTCCAACACAATCTCCGGAGCAGGTGGCCAAACGGCCCAACTGTAGCTACAGCAACGACATTGCTTCCTCGCTGAGTTCCAGTTGGCGTCACAGCAACAAGAGGAAGCTGTTGGACATGCGGGAAAGGTTCCAGCACAGCAAAAACGACACACTAGTCAGTGGAGGAAGCTCACCTGAGAACTCGCCCGAAAATGTGGCCAAAATTCAACGTAAAGTTGATGCAGAAACTGTTAGCAAGGCATTGAGCATGCCCTCTCCGGCAGTGGCGGCTGTGGCGGCAGTCCCGGCTTCTCGAGCCATTTCGGCACCTCCCATACAAAAGACAGACCAGCAGCATTCAGTGGTGGTTCCGCAGGTGACGGAAAAACCTAAGCTTACCCTCTTCAATGCGCGACAGTCTCAAACTAAAGCGGAACAGCCGCGACCGGATCTGAGTAGCCCGGAAGTAGACGCTGGCGAATATGCGGGCATTCAGTTTGTAAAGCCCAAGCAGCAGAATTCCATGCTGGGCGTTAAGAACCCTAGCGTAGAACGCACTCACAAAACCAAACTGGCTATTATGCTGAGTGGATTGAAGGGCGAACTGTACCAAGGAGAGCCGGACGAACTAGATGCTCCAGCGCCTAAACAAACGCCATCGCCAGCGCCTCTGACTCTTCCAACGCCCATCAAACCGATCATAGCTCCTTCTGTAACCACATCCACAACGACTGTAACTTCCACCGCAACTACATCAACTTCTGCCCCCAGCAAGCCGGTAATATTAAGTAACCAGGTTATAAAGCCAGCAGATGTGCCAAACACAAATACCACTAGTTCAGTGCCCAAACTTGTACTTGGTCAGCCTGCGCCGCCCGCTGCTTCAACGGAACAAACACCACCAAAACCCACCGACAAAGTACCGGCAGCACAAGCAGAAATCCCAGCCAAGTTTGAGCTACCAGCCAAACCCGTCACTCCAGCAACATCAGCTCAACCACTGATCAGTTTTGGCACACCGAAAACCACAGCAGCACCATCATTCTCATTTGGAAATGCGACCAATACCACTAGTAGCACTACTACCACTATTACTAATGACACCACCTCAAAGCCCATATTCTCGTTTGGACAAGCGCCTGCCAATGGCCCCACAGTAGGCGGCCTCCCTGGATTCAAATTGGACACCCCAGCAACGACGCTGGCGAGTACTGCTAACCCTGGGACACCAGTCACATCTACAACTATGTTCGGAATGGCAGCGCCCAAAACGACGGCTACCGTTGCTCCCACTACAACTCCATCGCTTAGTTTCGGCCAGCCGAATTCAGCAGTATTAGGCGCCACCACCTGCAAGACCACTACAACAGCAACGATGCCATCATTTGGAGCACCAACCACGGCGGTCAAACCAATGTTTTCGTTTGGACAATCGGGCAACTTAAGCTCAGGAACTCCCACAACCAACGGAAACGATGCTGCTGTGGCCAAGCCGCCTGTATTCAGTTTTGGGGGTAGCACCACTCAACCAGCTACTGCTGCTCCGACACCGGTATTTGGAAGCCTATCGAAACCCCTTGGTGGAGGTTTTATGTCACCCGTGGCCAACAAATCCGAGACAACAAAGCCTGGCATCTTCGGCAATTCGGACAACGGATTTGGAAACGCAGTGAAGCCACCAGCCAATGTAGCAACAACCACCGCCGCCGAGCTACCCAAGCCATTTGGGTTCCCAGCTACAACGACCGCGGCTGGTGCTGGATCGTCGGGCACAAATCTCTTTACATTTGGAGGGACGGCCACTTCAAAAGCGGCGGAACCAGCTCCAGCAAGCCAGAACAACCTTTTCGGACAAAGCGCAACTCCAAGTACGCCCTTTGCCtttggaggagcagcagccaacGCAGGAAACAGTGGAAATAAGGATAACAAATCAATGTTTGCATTTGGCGGAGCTGACAACAACTCGGTAGCCAAGCCAAGTGGGCTATTTAGCTTTGGTGGCACGGACAAGCCGGCCCCACCTGCCTTTGGCAGCGTAACGACATCGGTGACATCTGCCACAGCGACGCCAACAAACAGCGCCTTTGGATTTAGCACAGCTCAGAAGCCCGCAACACCCATGTTTGGAAGTGGATCAACGCAACAGTCTTCGACACCTTCGGTGGCAGCCGCCAAACCTTTTACATTTGGTGGTGGGACCGCGCAGCCCCCTGCACCGGCAGCTTCTACAGCTTCAGGTGGATTCTCGTTTGCCGCCGTTGCGTCCAAAAATACCACGgagccaacagcaacaaatttgtttggcaGCCCCGCCAACGCCAGCAAGCCAAGCTTCAACTTTGGAGGAAACACCGCCACCCAGACAgcaccaggagcagcaggatcaCCAGCTGGTGGCTTCTCCTTTGCCACGGCCACCAAGAAGGAGGACTCTGCTAGCACCAATATGTTTGGAAGCCCCAACACCGGAGTGGTGAAACCTAATTTCAGCTTCTCCAGCAACAATTCAACCACACAATCGGCAGCTCCTACTCCAGCACCTACCTTTGGCGGATTCGGTGCtccggcagctgctgcacCAGCAGCTCCCTCAACTAATCAGAATAAGCCCTTTGCATTCGGAGGTAGCACTCCGGCTTCCGCCCCCAGCGCAGCGCCCTTGGGCGGCAACCTCTTTGCCAATGCAGTGTCCGCTACCCAGAACCAACCGAAGCCAGGAGTCTTCTCATTTGGTGGCGCCAAGAGCACACCCAGCGCCACAGCCGGCAATGCTCCCTTCTCGTTTGGCGGCGCATCTGCTGGGGGCATCGCCTCGCCGCCCAGTAATCAGGGCTTAAATACCGCAAAGCCTTTCAGCTTTGGTGGCGCCGGAGGCACTCCAGCCCCGAATGTCTTCGGAAGTCCAGCGCCTGTTTCGCAAGCAAGCAATCCTGCAGGGGGCTTCAGCTTCGGCGGCGCCAGTCCAGCTCAGCAGGCGAATGCTGGAAACTTATTTGCCCCCACGCCAGAGAGTCGGCCCATTCGTAAGGCCACTAGGCGGCTGCAGAAATAG
- the LOC6537420 gene encoding mucin-5AC isoform X2 — MERRRFNLSSMSPMADSTRIDASLINRPTASSFLRGLSLRGSNISLNGTRTPERSLMNRTATSPSAISRQKLNLSQVDPRTFADVHSSGLASRVVAYHESSLGGRSGLQRSMSASNLYNPLTQPRRAPASPLPYKSRAPTLSITQIAPPERSFYSGNTLPSLLRSNSLAGVVQKTSEQEQLSRENRPILHPPHPQHESEPTRSVLEELKEISRKRINTGDTQQPHDFTKRSCQRSADFVDHHRHQQQLHHLQQQQSQSFKRQRELTVSVPLRHHSTSVSAAPPALQHMHSNGNVSPTQSPEQVAKRPNCSYSNDIASSLSSSWRHSNKRKLLDMRERFQHSKNDTLVSGGSSPENSPENVAKIQRKVDAETVSKALSMPSPAVAAVAAVPASRAISAPPIQKTDQQHSVVVPQVTEKPKLTLFNARQSQTKAEQPRPDLSSPEVDAGEYAGIQFVKPKQQNSMLGVKNPSVERTHKTKLAIMLSGLKGELYQGEPDELDAPAPKQTPSPAPLTLPTPIKPIIAPSVTTSTTTVTSTATTSTSAPSKPVILSNQVIKPADVPNTNTTSSVPKLVLGQPAPPAASTEQTPPKPTDKVPAAQAEIPAKFELPAKPVTPATSAQPLISFGTPKTTAAPSFSFGNATNTTSSTTTTITNDTTSKPIFSFGQAPANGPTVGGLPGFKLDTPATTLASTANPGTPVTSTTMFGMAAPKTTATVAPTTTPSLSFGQPNSAVLGATTCKTTTTATMPSFGAPTTAVKPMFSFGQSGNLSSGTPTTNGNDAAVAKPPVFSFGGSTTQPATAAPTPVFGSLSKPLGGGFMSPVANKSETTKPGIFGNSDNGFGNAVKPPANVATTTAAELPKPFGFPATTTAAGAGSSGTNLFTFGGTATSKAAEPAPASQNNLFGQSATPSTPFAFGGAAANAGNSGNKDNKSMFAFGGADNNSVAKPSGLFSFGGTDKPAPPAFGSVTTSVTSATATPTNSAFGFSTAQKPATPMFGSGSTQQSSTPSVAAAKPFTFGGGTAQPPAPAASTASGGFSFAAVASKNTTEPTATNLFGSPANASKPSFNFGGNTATQTAPGAAGSPAGGFSFATATKKEDSASTNMFGSPNTGVVKPNFSFSSNNSTTQSAAPTPAPTFGGFGAPAAAAPAAPSTNQNKPFAFGGSTPASAPSAAPLGGNLFANAVSATQNQPKPGVFSFGGAKSTPSATAGNAPFSFGGASAGGIASPPSNQGLNTAKPFSFGGAGGTPAPNVFGSPAPVSQASNPAGGFSFGGASPAQQANAGNLFAPTPESRPIRKATRRLQK, encoded by the exons ATGGAGCGTCGTCGCTTTAACTTGAGCAGCATGTCACCCATGGCGGATTCCACGCGGATTGACGCGTCGCTGAT TAATCGTCCGACGGCCAGTAGTTTCCTGAGGGGACTGAGTCTCAGGGGGTCGAATATCTCGCTCAATGGCACACGCACACCGGAGAGGTCGTTGATGAACCGCACTGCCACATCGCCCAGCGCCATATCGCGTCAGAAACTGAACCTCAGCCAGGTGGATCCCAG AACCTTTGCCGATGTGCATAGCAGCGGACTGGCATCCAGAGTCGTGGCCTACCATGAGAGCAGCTTGGGAGGACGCAGTGGTCTGCAGCGCAGCATGTCCGCCAGCAATCTGTACAACCCACTGACGCAGCCGCGCAGAGCGCCCGCTTCCCCGCTGCCCTACAAGTCAAGGGCGCCAACGCTTTCGATAACGCAAATTGCACCACCAGAGCGTAGTTTTTATTCCGGCAACACGCTGCCAAGCTTGTTGCGCTCCAACTCCTTAGCAGGTGTAGTGCAAAAGACCAGCGAACAGGAGCAGCTTTCAAGAGAGAATCGACCAATCTTGCACCCACCTCATCCACAGCATGAGAGCGAGCCAACAAGAAGCGTGCTGGAGGAGCTTAAGGAGATCTCCCGGAAGCGCATCAATACGGGA GATACGCAGCAGCCTCATGACTTTACAAAAAGGAGTTGCCAGCGAAGTGCGGACTTTGTGGACCATCACCGTCATCAACAGCAACTACATCAtttgcagcaacagcagagtCAGTCCTTTAAAAGGCAACGAGAGCTGACAGTATCGGTTCCCCTCAGGCATCATTCGACATCTGTGTCGGCTGCCCCTCCTGCATTGCAACATATGCACTCGAATGGAAACGTCTCTCCAACACAATCTCCGGAGCAGGTGGCCAAACGGCCCAACTGTAGCTACAGCAACGACATTGCTTCCTCGCTGAGTTCCAGTTGGCGTCACAGCAACAAGAGGAAGCTGTTGGACATGCGGGAAAGGTTCCAGCACAGCAAAAACGACACACTAGTCAGTGGAGGAAGCTCACCTGAGAACTCGCCCGAAAATGTGGCCAAAATTCAACGTAAAGTTGATGCAGAAACTGTTAGCAAGGCATTGAGCATGCCCTCTCCGGCAGTGGCGGCTGTGGCGGCAGTCCCGGCTTCTCGAGCCATTTCGGCACCTCCCATACAAAAGACAGACCAGCAGCATTCAGTGGTGGTTCCGCAGGTGACGGAAAAACCTAAGCTTACCCTCTTCAATGCGCGACAGTCTCAAACTAAAGCGGAACAGCCGCGACCGGATCTGAGTAGCCCGGAAGTAGACGCTGGCGAATATGCGGGCATTCAGTTTGTAAAGCCCAAGCAGCAGAATTCCATGCTGGGCGTTAAGAACCCTAGCGTAGAACGCACTCACAAAACCAAACTGGCTATTATGCTGAGTGGATTGAAGGGCGAACTGTACCAAGGAGAGCCGGACGAACTAGATGCTCCAGCGCCTAAACAAACGCCATCGCCAGCGCCTCTGACTCTTCCAACGCCCATCAAACCGATCATAGCTCCTTCTGTAACCACATCCACAACGACTGTAACTTCCACCGCAACTACATCAACTTCTGCCCCCAGCAAGCCGGTAATATTAAGTAACCAGGTTATAAAGCCAGCAGATGTGCCAAACACAAATACCACTAGTTCAGTGCCCAAACTTGTACTTGGTCAGCCTGCGCCGCCCGCTGCTTCAACGGAACAAACACCACCAAAACCCACCGACAAAGTACCGGCAGCACAAGCAGAAATCCCAGCCAAGTTTGAGCTACCAGCCAAACCCGTCACTCCAGCAACATCAGCTCAACCACTGATCAGTTTTGGCACACCGAAAACCACAGCAGCACCATCATTCTCATTTGGAAATGCGACCAATACCACTAGTAGCACTACTACCACTATTACTAATGACACCACCTCAAAGCCCATATTCTCGTTTGGACAAGCGCCTGCCAATGGCCCCACAGTAGGCGGCCTCCCTGGATTCAAATTGGACACCCCAGCAACGACGCTGGCGAGTACTGCTAACCCTGGGACACCAGTCACATCTACAACTATGTTCGGAATGGCAGCGCCCAAAACGACGGCTACCGTTGCTCCCACTACAACTCCATCGCTTAGTTTCGGCCAGCCGAATTCAGCAGTATTAGGCGCCACCACCTGCAAGACCACTACAACAGCAACGATGCCATCATTTGGAGCACCAACCACGGCGGTCAAACCAATGTTTTCGTTTGGACAATCGGGCAACTTAAGCTCAGGAACTCCCACAACCAACGGAAACGATGCTGCTGTGGCCAAGCCGCCTGTATTCAGTTTTGGGGGTAGCACCACTCAACCAGCTACTGCTGCTCCGACACCGGTATTTGGAAGCCTATCGAAACCCCTTGGTGGAGGTTTTATGTCACCCGTGGCCAACAAATCCGAGACAACAAAGCCTGGCATCTTCGGCAATTCGGACAACGGATTTGGAAACGCAGTGAAGCCACCAGCCAATGTAGCAACAACCACCGCCGCCGAGCTACCCAAGCCATTTGGGTTCCCAGCTACAACGACCGCGGCTGGTGCTGGATCGTCGGGCACAAATCTCTTTACATTTGGAGGGACGGCCACTTCAAAAGCGGCGGAACCAGCTCCAGCAAGCCAGAACAACCTTTTCGGACAAAGCGCAACTCCAAGTACGCCCTTTGCCtttggaggagcagcagccaacGCAGGAAACAGTGGAAATAAGGATAACAAATCAATGTTTGCATTTGGCGGAGCTGACAACAACTCGGTAGCCAAGCCAAGTGGGCTATTTAGCTTTGGTGGCACGGACAAGCCGGCCCCACCTGCCTTTGGCAGCGTAACGACATCGGTGACATCTGCCACAGCGACGCCAACAAACAGCGCCTTTGGATTTAGCACAGCTCAGAAGCCCGCAACACCCATGTTTGGAAGTGGATCAACGCAACAGTCTTCGACACCTTCGGTGGCAGCCGCCAAACCTTTTACATTTGGTGGTGGGACCGCGCAGCCCCCTGCACCGGCAGCTTCTACAGCTTCAGGTGGATTCTCGTTTGCCGCCGTTGCGTCCAAAAATACCACGgagccaacagcaacaaatttgtttggcaGCCCCGCCAACGCCAGCAAGCCAAGCTTCAACTTTGGAGGAAACACCGCCACCCAGACAgcaccaggagcagcaggatcaCCAGCTGGTGGCTTCTCCTTTGCCACGGCCACCAAGAAGGAGGACTCTGCTAGCACCAATATGTTTGGAAGCCCCAACACCGGAGTGGTGAAACCTAATTTCAGCTTCTCCAGCAACAATTCAACCACACAATCGGCAGCTCCTACTCCAGCACCTACCTTTGGCGGATTCGGTGCtccggcagctgctgcacCAGCAGCTCCCTCAACTAATCAGAATAAGCCCTTTGCATTCGGAGGTAGCACTCCGGCTTCCGCCCCCAGCGCAGCGCCCTTGGGCGGCAACCTCTTTGCCAATGCAGTGTCCGCTACCCAGAACCAACCGAAGCCAGGAGTCTTCTCATTTGGTGGCGCCAAGAGCACACCCAGCGCCACAGCCGGCAATGCTCCCTTCTCGTTTGGCGGCGCATCTGCTGGGGGCATCGCCTCGCCGCCCAGTAATCAGGGCTTAAATACCGCAAAGCCTTTCAGCTTTGGTGGCGCCGGAGGCACTCCAGCCCCGAATGTCTTCGGAAGTCCAGCGCCTGTTTCGCAAGCAAGCAATCCTGCAGGGGGCTTCAGCTTCGGCGGCGCCAGTCCAGCTCAGCAGGCGAATGCTGGAAACTTATTTGCCCCCACGCCAGAGAGTCGGCCCATTCGTAAGGCCACTAGGCGGCTGCAGAAATAG